From one Chloroflexota bacterium genomic stretch:
- a CDS encoding nitrite/sulfite reductase: MTTSSDNRFQPNVIIPVLPEEIDHFDNEAKRFRSGDLDAAEFRAFRLRQGVYGQRQPDNQMMRVKVPLGRMTPDQLESLGRIARDYTPLKRGHITTRENVQYHFLNLDDAAEVMRTLGSTGLGSREACGNTVRNVTSCPLTGVCPEEVFDPSPYAVAYVRNFVRRDFTNNMPRKWKTAFSGCTHDWVMTAIHDIGFHAVIREIDGVERKGFRIVVGGGTSIQPLIAQELYEFVPVEDFLKVSEACLRVFNAADELRKNKMKARVKVLINRIGIDAFREMVEKVMEEELADVTYDLDELSAGEYEDPTPPPPADYPPFPNDDPAFERWLGSNVIGQKQDGYSAVFIKLRLGNVTDEQFFQLADISRDLAGSIRMTLRQDMTLQWVPNNALHVLYEKLVAVGMAEPGANELSDIVSCPGTESCALGITSSQGLAGNLWDALSDYKSHDELARNIRINISGCPDGCGQHHLGNIGFHGAAIRVGSAQVPAYEVYIGGSQIKPVRIGQHLRVKVPSKRIEEAIKLIVDDYVEHRNSGEVFNDYVDRIGAATYEDLLKPVSTVPELGRETIHYYIDWNRDVLYKVERGEGECAA; the protein is encoded by the coding sequence ATGACCACGTCTTCTGACAACCGATTTCAACCCAACGTCATCATCCCGGTTCTTCCGGAAGAGATAGACCACTTTGACAACGAGGCCAAGCGGTTCCGCTCCGGCGACCTCGACGCCGCCGAATTCCGCGCCTTCCGCCTCCGCCAGGGCGTCTACGGCCAGCGCCAGCCCGACAACCAGATGATGCGCGTCAAGGTGCCCCTCGGCCGCATGACCCCCGACCAGCTCGAGTCCCTCGGCCGCATCGCCCGCGACTACACGCCGCTCAAGCGCGGCCACATCACCACGCGAGAGAACGTGCAGTACCACTTCCTCAACCTGGACGACGCCGCGGAGGTCATGCGCACCCTCGGCTCGACCGGCCTCGGCAGCCGAGAGGCCTGCGGCAACACCGTCCGCAACGTCACCAGCTGCCCGCTGACCGGCGTCTGCCCGGAGGAGGTCTTTGACCCCAGCCCATACGCCGTCGCATACGTGCGCAACTTCGTGCGCCGCGACTTCACCAACAACATGCCCCGCAAGTGGAAGACTGCCTTCAGCGGCTGCACCCACGACTGGGTCATGACCGCCATCCACGACATCGGCTTCCACGCCGTCATCCGCGAGATCGACGGTGTCGAGCGCAAGGGCTTCCGCATCGTCGTTGGCGGCGGCACCAGCATCCAGCCGCTCATCGCCCAGGAGCTCTACGAGTTCGTGCCTGTCGAGGACTTCCTCAAGGTCTCCGAGGCATGCCTGCGGGTCTTCAACGCCGCGGACGAGCTCCGCAAGAACAAGATGAAGGCCCGCGTGAAGGTGCTCATCAACCGCATCGGCATCGACGCCTTCCGCGAGATGGTCGAGAAGGTCATGGAAGAGGAGCTCGCGGACGTCACCTATGACCTCGACGAGCTCTCCGCCGGTGAGTACGAGGACCCCACGCCGCCGCCTCCCGCCGACTACCCGCCCTTCCCGAATGATGACCCCGCTTTTGAGCGTTGGCTCGGCAGCAACGTCATCGGGCAGAAGCAGGACGGCTATAGCGCGGTCTTCATCAAGCTCCGCCTCGGCAACGTCACTGATGAGCAGTTCTTCCAGCTTGCCGACATCTCCCGCGACTTGGCGGGCAGCATCCGCATGACGCTGCGCCAGGACATGACGCTCCAGTGGGTCCCCAACAACGCCCTGCACGTCCTGTACGAGAAGCTCGTCGCCGTCGGCATGGCCGAGCCCGGCGCCAACGAGTTGAGCGACATCGTCTCCTGCCCCGGCACCGAGAGCTGTGCCCTCGGCATCACCTCCTCACAGGGCCTAGCCGGCAACCTGTGGGACGCCCTCAGCGACTACAAGTCCCACGACGAGCTTGCCCGCAACATCCGCATCAACATCTCCGGTTGCCCGGACGGCTGCGGCCAGCACCACCTCGGCAACATCGGCTTCCACGGCGCCGCCATCAGGGTCGGCAGCGCCCAGGTGCCCGCCTACGAGGTCTACATCGGCGGCAGCCAGATCAAGCCCGTCCGCATCGGCCAGCACCTGCGCGTCAAGGTCCCGTCCAAGCGCATCGAGGAAGCAATCAAGCTCATCGTCGACGACTACGTGGAGCACCGGAACAGCGGTGAAGTCTTCAACGACTACGTCGACCGCATCGGCGCGGCGACCTACGAGGATCTGCTGAAACCCGTCTCCACTGTGCCGGAGCTCGGTCGCGAGACCATCCACTACTACATCGACTGGAACCGCGACGTCCTCTACAAGGTCGAGCGCGGCGAGGGTGAGTGCGCAGCCTAG
- a CDS encoding DUF3090 family protein, which translates to MPGTKNDLGRAITLTADAVGEPGSRRFRLLVEAEHGGACLWLEKEQLFQLAIAIQRLLSTMDMASGGGPASVPSRSGDAYHEFQVGRLMISEDVRGPILNLLAKDQEDADTAEATVGTLVDIDQLKLLSERALEVCAAGRPRCPLCGTPMGPEGHQCVRTNGYHREMVDDIPR; encoded by the coding sequence TTGCCTGGGACGAAAAACGACCTTGGACGCGCTATCACACTGACGGCGGACGCCGTCGGCGAGCCGGGCAGCCGCCGGTTCCGGCTGCTGGTGGAGGCCGAACACGGGGGCGCCTGCCTTTGGCTGGAGAAGGAGCAGCTCTTCCAGCTTGCGATAGCCATCCAGCGGCTGCTGTCGACGATGGACATGGCATCGGGCGGCGGGCCCGCCAGCGTTCCATCGCGCTCCGGCGACGCATACCACGAGTTCCAGGTGGGACGGCTGATGATCAGCGAGGATGTCCGCGGCCCCATCCTGAACCTGCTGGCCAAGGACCAGGAGGACGCCGATACCGCCGAAGCGACGGTGGGGACGCTGGTTGACATCGACCAGCTAAAACTGCTGTCGGAGCGTGCGCTGGAGGTGTGCGCAGCCGGGCGGCCCCGGTGTCCGCTGTGCGGGACGCCGATGGGGCCGGAGGGCCACCAGTGCGTACGCACCAACGGATACCACCGGGAGATGGTTGACGACATCCCCCGGTGA
- a CDS encoding 2-oxoacid:acceptor oxidoreductase subunit alpha, whose protein sequence is MKRDDFIIRFAGEGGQGMVTSADGLAQAASMAGFHVQTFSTFPSQILGGPTWTQTRISTRPVRSSGDQIDVLVCFNREAYDTHKEEVAGDGVIIYNLGDFQLDGDGKSFGIPFEELAKSTGNARAENMVVIGAFAHLVNMPQEFLDEFVTKRFTRGRAGDEEIIRSNIEAMLLGRSHAAASGFTLAEMAPPVKPEYPQILIKGNEAVSAGALAAGINFYVGYPISPATPILIFMERNLAGEGNFAYQASSEIEAINAVIGAGYSGKKAMTATSGPGLSLMSEAVGMSWMTEIPYVLVNVQRGGPATGLPTKTEQSDFQVALHPAHGDSAMPVIAPGTVEECFYATVAAFNWAERYQGPVIMLSEQMLAERAQNIPRPDVSKVHVENREVYTGDNGYLRYEAREISPMPIPGGPGPYIANASEHDPFGDTTHLPERHVHMMERRFSKLKLLEDGYYESRNTDSPVAVMPWGGSKGPTEEAYEVLQGYGLNVAWYYTMYLHPLPAKLLEELLQKDLVIVPELNFQGQFSSYLRSLGVKAESITQYTGLPFNVSNLASKLEERLGAGARGMVNV, encoded by the coding sequence TTGAAGCGGGACGATTTCATCATCCGGTTCGCGGGAGAGGGCGGTCAGGGCATGGTCACCTCCGCCGACGGACTGGCTCAAGCGGCGTCTATGGCAGGTTTCCACGTCCAGACCTTTTCCACCTTCCCGTCCCAGATCCTCGGCGGTCCCACGTGGACGCAGACACGCATCTCGACGAGGCCCGTGCGCAGTTCGGGCGACCAGATCGACGTCCTTGTTTGTTTCAACCGCGAGGCCTACGACACCCACAAGGAAGAGGTGGCGGGGGACGGGGTCATCATCTACAACCTCGGTGACTTCCAGCTCGACGGCGACGGCAAGAGCTTCGGCATCCCCTTCGAGGAGCTGGCCAAGTCCACCGGCAACGCCCGCGCCGAGAACATGGTCGTCATCGGCGCCTTCGCCCACCTCGTCAACATGCCCCAGGAGTTCCTCGACGAGTTCGTCACCAAGCGTTTCACCCGTGGCCGCGCCGGTGACGAGGAGATCATTCGCTCCAACATTGAGGCGATGCTCCTCGGCCGAAGCCACGCGGCCGCCAGCGGCTTCACCCTCGCCGAGATGGCCCCGCCCGTGAAGCCCGAGTACCCCCAGATCCTCATCAAGGGCAATGAGGCCGTCTCGGCCGGCGCCCTTGCGGCGGGCATCAACTTCTACGTCGGCTACCCCATCTCCCCCGCCACGCCAATCCTCATCTTCATGGAGCGCAACCTCGCCGGTGAGGGCAACTTCGCCTACCAGGCCAGCTCCGAGATCGAGGCCATCAACGCCGTCATCGGCGCCGGCTACTCCGGCAAGAAGGCGATGACCGCCACCAGCGGCCCCGGCCTCTCCCTCATGAGCGAGGCCGTAGGCATGTCCTGGATGACCGAGATCCCCTACGTCCTCGTCAACGTGCAGCGCGGCGGCCCCGCCACCGGCCTGCCCACCAAGACCGAGCAGTCGGACTTCCAGGTGGCCCTCCACCCGGCCCACGGCGACTCCGCAATGCCCGTCATCGCCCCCGGCACCGTCGAGGAGTGCTTCTACGCCACCGTCGCTGCCTTCAACTGGGCCGAGCGCTACCAGGGCCCCGTCATCATGCTCAGCGAGCAAATGCTGGCAGAGCGAGCCCAGAACATCCCGCGGCCTGACGTCTCCAAGGTCCATGTGGAGAATCGAGAGGTCTACACTGGCGACAACGGTTACCTCCGCTACGAAGCCCGTGAGATCTCCCCCATGCCCATCCCCGGTGGCCCCGGCCCCTACATCGCAAACGCCAGCGAGCACGACCCCTTCGGCGACACCACCCACCTCCCCGAGCGCCATGTCCACATGATGGAACGCCGCTTCTCCAAGCTGAAGCTGCTCGAGGACGGCTACTACGAGTCCCGGAACACGGACAGCCCCGTCGCAGTCATGCCTTGGGGCGGCTCCAAGGGCCCCACGGAAGAGGCCTATGAGGTCCTGCAGGGCTACGGCCTGAACGTCGCCTGGTACTACACCATGTACCTCCACCCGCTGCCGGCCAAGCTCCTGGAGGAGCTCCTGCAGAAGGACCTTGTGATAG
- a CDS encoding histidinol phosphate phosphatase domain-containing protein: MLFDFHTHTFLSDGVLSPIELIRRAVSNGYTSIAVTDHAGINDQERVLDILVKECAEATENMGITAVPGVELTHVPPHRIAEAARRARANGARIVLVHGETIKEPVARGTNRAALESPDVDILVHPGMITEEEADIARQAGIYLELSARAGHSLTNGHVARTAMEVGANLVVDSDGHAPGDLLTEELVRQIVIGAGLSEAEFTPILETNPMALLSKATA, from the coding sequence ATGCTCTTTGACTTTCACACCCACACGTTTCTCAGCGACGGCGTGCTCTCGCCGATAGAGCTCATCCGGCGCGCCGTCAGCAACGGCTACACGTCCATCGCCGTCACCGACCACGCCGGCATCAACGACCAGGAGCGTGTCCTCGACATCCTCGTCAAGGAGTGCGCCGAGGCCACCGAGAACATGGGCATCACCGCCGTCCCCGGTGTCGAGCTCACCCACGTCCCGCCGCACCGCATCGCCGAGGCCGCCCGCCGCGCTAGGGCCAACGGCGCCCGCATCGTCCTCGTCCACGGTGAGACCATCAAGGAACCCGTCGCCAGGGGCACCAACCGCGCCGCCTTGGAGAGCCCCGATGTCGACATCCTCGTCCACCCCGGCATGATCACGGAGGAGGAGGCCGACATCGCGCGCCAGGCCGGCATCTACCTCGAGCTCTCCGCCCGCGCCGGCCACAGCCTCACCAACGGCCACGTCGCCCGCACCGCGATGGAAGTCGGCGCCAACCTCGTCGTCGACTCCGACGGCCACGCCCCCGGCGACCTGCTGACTGAGGAACTTGTTCGCCAAATCGTCATCGGCGCCGGACTCTCGGAGGCGGAGTTCACCCCAATCCTGGAGACCAACCCGATGGCGCTCCTCTCCAAGGCCACCGCCTAG
- a CDS encoding DUF5615 family PIN-like protein has protein sequence MKFLLDVCAASHAMHAALVRWGHDVASALETAPQADDEAILDWARAEQRILVTEDKDFGELVFVRRLPHSCIIRIVDMRVQDKVAAMQDLIEGYSDSLRDGMLIVVTENRVRIRSSEAAETGGT, from the coding sequence ATGAAGTTCCTGCTGGACGTATGCGCAGCTTCACATGCAATGCATGCCGCGCTGGTGCGTTGGGGCCATGACGTGGCCTCTGCGCTGGAGACCGCCCCACAAGCCGACGATGAGGCGATTCTGGATTGGGCAAGGGCGGAGCAGCGGATTCTTGTTACTGAGGACAAGGATTTTGGGGAACTGGTCTTTGTCCGGCGCTTGCCTCATTCCTGCATCATTCGCATTGTGGACATGCGGGTCCAGGACAAGGTTGCGGCAATGCAGGATTTGATTGAAGGTTACTCGGACTCGCTGCGTGACGGCATGCTGATAGTGGTCACGGAGAACAGGGTTCGCATTCGGTCCTCTGAAGCCGCTGAAACAGGCGGCACGTAG
- the sfsA gene encoding DNA/RNA nuclease SfsA — MRLPPLLAARFVCRLNRFAAMVSLDGREVTVHVANSGRMRELFQPGNLCYLTEMPGAHRKTRYDLSLVAIDRPANTAIRERPASYAASSEPPPNRTLVSADARLPNALVWEAWRDGTLPHLDGYPNARREVRYHDSRLDLLLESPDGLCYVEIKSVTLVQDGLARFPDAPTDRGRRHVTTLVRAVEEGHRAAAVFVVQRDDARALSPYDANDPLFGEALREAVAAGVEAYAFTCAVTRESIAIAGEVPVLL, encoded by the coding sequence ATGCGCCTCCCCCCGCTCCTCGCGGCCCGCTTCGTCTGCCGCCTCAACCGCTTCGCCGCGATGGTCTCCCTCGACGGCCGCGAAGTCACCGTCCACGTCGCCAACTCCGGCCGAATGCGTGAGCTCTTCCAGCCCGGCAACCTCTGCTACCTCACGGAAATGCCCGGCGCCCATCGCAAGACCCGCTACGACCTCTCGCTAGTCGCCATCGACCGCCCCGCCAACACCGCTATCCGCGAGCGCCCGGCGTCCTATGCTGCGAGCAGCGAGCCTCCCCCCAACCGCACCCTCGTCTCCGCCGACGCCCGCCTCCCGAACGCCCTCGTGTGGGAGGCTTGGCGCGACGGCACTCTCCCCCACCTCGACGGCTACCCCAACGCCCGCCGTGAGGTCCGCTACCACGACAGCCGCCTTGACCTCCTCCTCGAATCGCCGGACGGGCTGTGCTACGTCGAGATCAAGTCCGTGACGCTCGTCCAGGACGGCCTCGCCCGCTTCCCGGACGCGCCCACCGACCGCGGCCGTCGCCACGTCACAACCCTCGTCCGCGCCGTCGAGGAGGGCCACCGCGCCGCCGCCGTCTTCGTCGTCCAGCGCGATGATGCCCGCGCCCTCTCGCCCTACGACGCCAACGACCCGCTCTTCGGCGAAGCCCTGCGCGAGGCCGTCGCTGCCGGCGTCGAGGCCTACGCCTTCACCTGCGCCGTCACCCGCGAGTCCATCGCAATCGCCGGTGAAGTGCCCGTGTTGCTGTAA
- a CDS encoding FAD-dependent thymidylate synthase: MATHQASFTRRVYPLDPKEVSEEELAVVFAMTSRRPEPFDEIKDMVTAEKASDFHERWVLGYGHASVAEHAIVHLAVENVSRLACDTLEDNRLASYTEKSSRYQVLERNAFYTPPELDAAPDLRAAYATACERLFDLYHDLVERTQAYLAAVHPQRDGERDGAYRLRLRRIATDVCRFVLPASTLTNVGVTMNTRSLEHAVRKLLSSDLQEEREVGEEMKEQARTITPTLVRYADRNEYIVRSREALQAQSAALQPPPPALPGPRSVEARLVDYPADAETRLVAALLYRNAHEPYEAVRTRAGNLSVEDRAAVLAAALDSLGPHDPTVRELEQIEYTFEYLMDYGAYREFKRHRMQSYLPQPLTVAEGYVEPDLIRQSGLSASYREAMDVSANAYACVAALSPRLAEYAVTHAHLRRLFTRMNLRECYHYFKLRTQPQAHFTIRDAAQQAMDAVAQVHPTLLQFINLRE, from the coding sequence ATGGCCACCCATCAAGCCTCGTTCACCCGGCGCGTCTATCCGCTGGACCCAAAGGAGGTCTCGGAGGAGGAGCTGGCCGTCGTCTTTGCCATGACCTCGCGTCGGCCGGAGCCCTTTGACGAGATCAAGGACATGGTAACGGCTGAGAAGGCGTCCGACTTCCATGAGCGCTGGGTCCTCGGCTACGGCCACGCCTCCGTCGCCGAGCACGCAATCGTCCACCTCGCCGTGGAGAACGTCTCCCGCCTCGCCTGCGACACCCTGGAGGACAACCGCCTCGCCTCGTACACGGAAAAGTCCTCCCGCTACCAGGTCCTTGAACGCAACGCTTTCTACACGCCGCCCGAGCTCGACGCCGCCCCGGACCTCCGCGCCGCCTACGCCACCGCCTGTGAGCGTCTCTTCGACCTCTACCACGACCTCGTCGAGCGTACGCAGGCCTACCTCGCTGCCGTCCACCCGCAGCGCGATGGCGAGCGCGATGGCGCCTACCGCCTCCGCCTCCGCCGCATCGCGACCGACGTCTGCCGTTTCGTCCTCCCCGCGTCGACCCTGACCAACGTCGGCGTCACCATGAACACCCGCTCCCTTGAGCACGCCGTCCGCAAGCTCCTCTCCTCCGACCTCCAGGAGGAGCGAGAGGTCGGCGAGGAGATGAAGGAGCAGGCCAGGACCATCACCCCCACCCTCGTCCGCTACGCAGACCGCAACGAGTACATCGTGCGCAGCCGCGAGGCTCTGCAGGCGCAGTCGGCCGCGCTCCAGCCGCCGCCGCCCGCACTGCCCGGCCCGCGCTCCGTCGAGGCCCGCCTCGTCGACTACCCCGCGGACGCCGAGACCCGTCTCGTCGCCGCCCTCCTCTACCGCAACGCGCACGAGCCCTACGAAGCCGTCCGCACCCGCGCCGGGAATCTGTCCGTCGAGGACCGCGCCGCGGTGCTCGCCGCCGCCCTCGACAGCCTCGGCCCCCACGACCCCACCGTCCGCGAGCTCGAGCAGATTGAGTACACCTTCGAGTACCTCATGGACTACGGCGCCTACCGCGAGTTCAAGCGCCACCGTATGCAGTCGTACCTCCCCCAGCCGCTCACCGTCGCCGAGGGCTACGTGGAGCCGGATCTCATCCGGCAGAGCGGCCTCTCTGCGTCCTACCGCGAGGCCATGGACGTCTCCGCCAACGCCTACGCCTGCGTCGCCGCCCTGTCGCCCAGGCTCGCCGAGTACGCCGTGACCCACGCCCACCTGCGCCGGTTGTTCACCCGCATGAACCTCCGGGAGTGCTATCACTACTTCAAGCTGCGCACGCAGCCCCAGGCACACTTCACCATCCGCGACGCCGCACAGCAGGCAATGGACGCCGTGGCGCAAGTCCACCCGACACTCCTCCAGTTCATCAACTTGCGGGAGTAG
- a CDS encoding sulfurtransferase: protein MTQSTAGYTRPELLAEPDWLEEHLDDPNVRVIDCATFDLYQKAHIKGAVGLRVNPFIKDANDSLHVMPPDQFAKLMGDLGVGPDTTVVSYDTAGGVPACRMWWALNYYGHTNAKVLNGGWERWFREGRPISREVASPAAATFTPVVDDSVLCSLDYGKAHVGDGGVIFLDVRSDGEWTGDNSRGNKRIGHVPGSVHLEWTNFMNPEPNRSWKTAEEIRALLDAAGVTPDKEVITYUQGGIRAAHGLLTLRLVGYDNVRNYDGSMGEWANLEDTALTTD, encoded by the coding sequence GTGACTCAATCAACCGCAGGCTACACGAGGCCGGAGCTCCTTGCCGAGCCCGACTGGCTGGAGGAACACCTGGACGACCCCAACGTGCGCGTCATCGACTGCGCGACGTTCGACCTGTACCAGAAGGCGCACATCAAGGGCGCCGTGGGGCTGAGGGTGAACCCGTTCATCAAGGACGCGAACGACTCGCTGCACGTCATGCCGCCGGACCAGTTCGCGAAGCTGATGGGAGACCTGGGCGTCGGGCCGGACACGACGGTGGTGTCGTACGACACGGCAGGCGGCGTGCCGGCGTGCCGGATGTGGTGGGCGCTCAACTACTACGGGCACACCAACGCGAAGGTGCTGAACGGGGGCTGGGAGCGGTGGTTCCGCGAGGGACGTCCGATTTCCCGGGAGGTCGCGAGCCCGGCGGCGGCGACGTTCACGCCCGTCGTGGACGACTCGGTGCTATGCTCGCTGGACTACGGGAAGGCGCATGTGGGGGATGGCGGCGTCATCTTCCTGGACGTGCGATCGGACGGGGAGTGGACGGGCGACAACTCGCGCGGGAACAAGCGCATCGGGCACGTGCCGGGATCGGTCCACCTGGAGTGGACGAACTTCATGAACCCGGAGCCCAACCGCTCGTGGAAGACGGCGGAGGAGATCCGGGCGCTGCTGGACGCGGCGGGGGTGACGCCGGACAAAGAGGTGATCACCTACTGACAGGGCGGCATCCGTGCGGCGCACGGACTGCTGACGCTGCGGCTGGTTGGCTACGACAACGTCCGCAACTACGACGGCTCTATGGGCGAGTGGGCGAACCTGGAGGACACGGCGCTGACGACGGACTAG
- a CDS encoding chlorite dismutase family protein: MTEAQPVMRRQVVKYNFYQVDPAWRRLPETERDDHRREFAAMVGEFSDRIEVRTYSLVGLRGDTDFLLWLLGWTLDGMQEFAAAVNGTGLGKYLRTAYSYLSLTRPSPYVDDHVHAGQEGRSKVVRPQSADHPYLVVYPFVKIADWYQLPLERRQEMMNQHFTIGHKYPGVRNNTTYSFGIDDQEHIVAFDVSNIDEFLDLLMELREAEARPYTERDTPIFTCIARGLDDILRGIG; the protein is encoded by the coding sequence ATGACCGAGGCACAGCCCGTGATGCGGCGGCAGGTGGTGAAGTACAACTTCTACCAGGTGGACCCGGCGTGGCGCCGCCTGCCCGAGACCGAGCGGGATGACCACCGGCGGGAGTTTGCCGCCATGGTGGGCGAGTTCTCCGACCGCATCGAGGTGCGGACGTACTCGCTGGTCGGGCTGCGCGGGGACACCGACTTCCTGCTGTGGCTGCTGGGATGGACGCTGGACGGGATGCAGGAATTCGCGGCGGCGGTGAACGGCACGGGGCTCGGCAAGTACCTGCGGACGGCGTACTCGTACCTCTCGCTGACGCGGCCGTCGCCGTATGTGGACGACCACGTGCACGCGGGGCAGGAGGGGCGGTCCAAGGTGGTGCGGCCGCAGAGCGCCGACCACCCGTACCTGGTCGTCTATCCCTTCGTGAAGATTGCGGACTGGTACCAGCTTCCGCTGGAGCGGCGGCAGGAGATGATGAACCAGCACTTCACCATCGGGCACAAGTACCCGGGGGTGCGCAACAACACCACCTACTCCTTCGGCATCGACGACCAGGAGCATATTGTGGCGTTCGACGTGTCCAACATCGACGAGTTTCTGGACCTGCTGATGGAGCTGCGGGAGGCGGAGGCTCGGCCGTACACGGAGCGCGACACGCCGATCTTCACCTGCATCGCGCGGGGGCTGGACGACATCCTGAGAGGAATCGGGTAA
- a CDS encoding DUF433 domain-containing protein produces MQDAMLLQRITVRPEVFGGKPIIRDMRIAVEHVLGMLAAGESADTILSEYPALEGEDIQACLLFAHRSMSGEQVHDRMSIR; encoded by the coding sequence ATGCAGGACGCCATGCTGCTCCAACGGATCACGGTTCGCCCGGAGGTTTTCGGCGGCAAGCCGATCATCCGGGACATGCGCATCGCTGTTGAACATGTGCTGGGCATGCTCGCCGCCGGGGAGAGCGCGGACACAATCTTGAGTGAGTATCCGGCCTTGGAGGGCGAGGACATCCAGGCGTGCCTGCTGTTCGCGCACCGTTCCATGTCCGGAGAGCAGGTGCATGACCGGATGTCGATCCGGTAG